The Orcinus orca chromosome 20, mOrcOrc1.1, whole genome shotgun sequence region TCATGGGGAGCTGGAAGGCCTGGCTCAAATAGCTGTTTAGGGTCTGCTTGTCCAGGCTGGGATCAGTGTTCATCAAGGCCTCACGTACCTTGGGTAGGGTCACCTCATCGTGGCTGCCCCCACAAAGAAAGAGATAGACCTTGACTGTCCTCTCTGTACCTCAGACCCCAAGATGCCCTCTCCCAGGCTTGAGCAGTATGTAGTGCCCAGCAGCAAGCTCGGTGCATAGGGAGGCCTGGGGCTTGAGGAGCTACTCTGTGGCCCAGCCTGTAGGACTTGCCTATGACTAAGTGAGCCTGAGGTCCCCAGGGTCACTCACAGTTCCAGGTCCAGCTCCTGCTTTAGCTCCTGTAAGTATTCATCCTTTTCATCCATGTACTGTTCCCACAGCTTTTGTACAAAGGGCACGCTCTGGCCCTCCTTGTCCTGGGAAGGGGCCACAAGGCAGGGTGAGAGTACACGGGCTAGGGTCCAGCAGAGGCTAGGGCAGGACTGGGCAAGTTCCTGGGCCCCAACCCACCTCCATAAATAATACGCAGTAGTTGAGCAAGTCTGCATTGCTGCTGCTGGGATGCCAGCCCCCTGCCTCCATCAGCTCCTGAATTCTCTCGTCCTTCTTGAAGGGGAAGGTACTCTTGAGGGCAGTGCTGTAGGGAGACACGAGGGCTGACAGGCCTGGCTGATGCCTGCCTACCCATCTCCCCGCACCCCTCTGCCAGCCCCACTGGTGCTCAAAAGGGCAGAATGCACTGAGTCTGGCCTTTTCCCACCAGGCTCCCCTTCCCCCTGCACAGCTAGGAGCTTGGCCAGAGGTCATGCTGGGCTGAAGTTCGGGGTGGCCAACTGGTCTCGCACCTTAACTGCTCCATGGTTAGTAGCCCCTCGTTCTGGCTGTCAGCACTGGTCATCTCCTTCAGCAGCTGTGCTATTGTCTCCTTCTGCTTGATGTACACACTCTCTTTCCTCTAGGGGGGAAGCGTTGACCATCTTGCTGTTTCCTAGAGGGGTGGGGATAGAGCTGGCCTATGCCGGAGACAAAGGGTGGAGGGCCAGGCCCAAGCTTACCTTTCCCATCAAGATTGCATAGAACTGACTCATGACCTCATTGGAGTGGAAGAGCTTGGTATATTAAAAAATGGTGTAAGCCCAGGCCATGGCATCACCAGGCCCAAAGCGACGCTCCaggaaattgaagaagaaatCTGGGAACTTCTGCAGGGTAGGGGGAAGACTGCTTGGTCCGCCTGCCCCACGTCTGTTGGCCCTCCTCCCTGTTCCCTAGCACCTTGAgggacacccccacccccccatgcaCCAGAGGACTCAGGCAGCCACACCAGGCCAAAATGGCTAGAGAGATCTGACCTGCTTCTCAGTGATACGTTCCTTCCAGGCATCCTTGAGGAGGTTTACCACATCCTTCTTGGTTGGCTTCTTGTTCTGCATGACACCATCAAACCGAAGGAAAGGGGGGATGGATTCCCCATAACCCTGTATGGAACCATGTCAGCTTATCTCTGGGCCCCTCTGTAGCCCCACCAGCAAGCAGGGCAGAGCCCCAGATAGTTCCCCCAGAACCTCAAGTCTTCTCAGCAGCAAGAAGActtgctggccattctgactctgGCCCCAAGCCTCCTGAGCCCAGGGACTTCTCAGCAGCAAGAAGACTTCTGGCCATTCTGACTCTGGCCCCAAGCCTCTTGAGCCCAGGGACTCCCCTACCAGACCAGGGAAGAAGTCTTTCTCCTGGAGCAGCCCCTCGCCAATCTCCAGGAGCACATCCACCAGCTGGTCGCTGTTCTTGCCCTCGGCCAGCATTTGCCAGCGATCTCGTCCTCCAGCCACCACATctgcaggtggggagagggagctggAGTCCAGACCACGCACTTGAGCAGTCCCTAGGGCTCCCATGGCCAGCATTACCTTCACACTTGGACCAGTCTGGCCGCGGTATGGCCGTGCGCTGGATCTCCCGCAGCTCGGAGTAAAACTGGTCCTGCTCCTTCAGCTCGTGTGCAACTGCAACAGCATCTTGTGCTCCTTGCAGAACTCTTCATAGTCGTCTCTCAGGCTGTCCACCTGTGGGCAGGGTGATTGGTCCTTGCTACTCACCTGCATGGCCCTTCGCTACCCTGCCTGCCCACCAGCACCTGCTCCTGCAGATCCTTGAGGGTCTTCTCCTGCATTTCAAAGTCCCTTCTGGGCACCACGTCTCCAAAGTTGGCCTTCATGGTGTTGAGTTCCATCTGCCTGCGGGTCAGTCTTGCTGGGCCATCTTCAGAGCCACTGTTAACTTCACAGGGTCCTCCTCCCAGACACCTGCCAGGGGGCCCGCCAGCTCATGTCACCCTGCCTCTGGTGCCTGTAGCCCAGGGCAGGGTTGAGTGTCCCTTGGGGCATGTCCCAGGTCTTCCTGCTCTCCCAGCTTGGGAACCCCTGAGTCTTTCCACAGTGCTACCAGCATAGGGCTTTGAGCTTAAATAGAGAAGCCCAGGATGTGGAGTACCaggcctgtcctgcccttagggaGTCTAGGCTGCTTCAGCTGCCAGTGATTGTTTCCTTCGTAAACAAGTCTATGATTCTCAGGCCAGCTCAGAAGATCCACAGACCCAGGTGGCAGCAGGAACATCTCCCATCGTGAATGAGCAGATAATAGGAGAGTTGaatgaataggagtggtgagagccAGACTCCTCTCCAGCGCCTCTTCAGGGGAGAGAAACCCACCTTGGGCTTACCTGGGGACTGGGCTAGTGACATGTCTTCCCGCTGGTACCGTAGCTCATTCAGGTCTGCAATAAGGATCTTACGGGCATCTTGCTCGCTGAGGTAGCGCAGATACTCCTCAGCCAAGTTCTTCCTCAGTTTGGTCACCTGTTgggaaaagaacaagaaaggtAGAAGGAGGAGGAGACTGGTCATTCCTGAGAATCCAGCAAAGTGCCGAAGCTTCCTCCTGTGGAGAAAATCTGGCAGCCAAGGAGCGGGACTCTGCTGGCATTTGGGGCCATACCAAGCCAGTGCTGAGCTGAGGAGGAGGGCAGCATGTGGAGAGAGGGGTATGGGGGGAGGTGGTGGCTCTGTGtatcattccaggcagaagggtgGAGAGAGCTAGGGGGTCACCCCAGGGCTGAAGGCCTGAAGGTCAcccctggggtgggagtgggaggaatTGAGGGAGTTGGTCACCATATTACTCCCTTTCACCTCACTCTGCAATGAGATCTTCTCATTCTTCTTATCGATGAGTTTTAGCAAATTCATCTTCTCTTTCTTCAGCATGGAGATTTCATCTCTCTCCTTAGCCCTCATGGCCAGGATCCTCTCGTTGCAGTCCTCATTCACAGTGACAAGCTTCGCCTTCAGGGGCTCCAGAGCCCGAATCTTCTCCCTCTGGTCGGCTAAGCAGGGACAGGTGGGAGAGTCCCTTTGGGGCCATGGAGGACAAACAACCAGGAGACACTGATCCTGAGGTCGCAGTGAGTGGCTATGTCCCTTGCAAACTCGAGGAGTCTATACATGCCTGTTCAAAGCATAGCTCCTGCTTAAGTCCTTCTTGCACTTGCTTTTAAACCAGGGGCAGAGTCCCGATGAGGACCAGGGTCTCACCTATGCCCTTTACCCATACGGCCTTTAGTCCTGCAGCTGCACCATGCCCAGCACCTCCTGAGCCTGGtgagggaagccccctcacttcCCAGGGGTACACCCTCCCTTCTGGGCTTCACTGTCAATAGAAAAGATGCTCTATTTCCCACAGATACTGCCCCACCATGCTTCCCAAGAATGGGAGGTAGTCAGTTGCCCTGGGGTGCCCTATCACATGACAGTGTAAGCAAAAAGGCTAAGGGGGGCTTGGTGAACTCAAAGCCCAGTTTGTagctgccccagccctgctgcaGAACCCAGAAGGTCAGACTAGGAtcctctctgcctcttccagGCTGGGGCCAGGCAGGGAGGCTGCAGTCTTACCCAGAATCACCTCATATGCATTCTTGATGGAGGATAGCAATGGCTTGTATGTTTTGAAGTCCTCTATGAAAAATTCAAAGATTTCTCTGTAAGGCTGGCAAGAAAAGGGAAACTGTCACCTCCTGGCCTATAGCTGCCACTCTCAGTGGGACCTAAGTTTTTCTTTGCTTGGATTAGAAGTGTTCTAGCATGAAGCTGCCAGGCAACTCACATTCAAATAAATGCCACAGGCACCACTGGGGTCTCTCACAGTCAGGGAGCTGAGGGGCGGCTCCAtccctctcagctgctctctGGTGACCTCTCCTGGTGCTGTCTCTGAGACCTGGCAGACGACCTGGGTCAGGACCTCCCCCTCTCTACCTGAGCCCCCTCTGGCTCTCCAGGCAGCCAGCCTCCTCCATGCACTGTGCTTCAGCTGGCCTCTTACCAGCACCCCTCCCCATCTTACAGCTCTGTGGGGGCAGGAGAAGGTCTAAGGCTCTAGCTTCCAAGTAGAGGTATGGTTTCCTGTCCCACTCGGACACACAGGAAGCTTTCGGAGGCAACACTGTGTATTGGAATGAGCACAGGCTCCCGAACCagccctgagtttgaatcctagctccacTACTGCATAGCCGGATGccttctctgagcttctgctTCTTTGTTGGCGAGGTTCCTTTAGCTTGTGAGACCATATCTAAGGCCCcactcagagcctggcacacagacaGTGCTCAGCAAATGCTTCTGTCAGTGACTAAGTCAGAAGTGAGGGATTCCCAGTCATCATTTCCATCTGAGCAGGGATTGGGTGATTCCTTCCCTAATATGCATCAGAATCTAGGTTACATCTAGATTTCTCTCTGTATCTGGCTAAGTTCCTCAAGCTTGGGGCTGTTGTTACTGGGCTGGTAGACATTGTATGACCCCTGCTTGCCCAACTGCCAGGATTTAGGCTCCATTCACTGATACCCAGTGACCCAAGGTCGGTGCTGGGGATCACAGAAGCGACTGGAGTCAGCATTCAGGCCACCTGACTCAGGTAAAGAAACCCAACCCTCAGGAGAGTTTTGGTTCCATGCTGGTAGACTTGCCTGCTCACTGGCTTTGTTAGAGAACAAGTTTCTCTTACCAGGAAGGGGAACCCAAGAGAGCTGGGAAAGGCTGGTCTCACCTGAATGTCTGAAGTGCCTAGTCCTGGTGAGTAAGGTttcttcccagccctgcccctgccctccccccagttATTCTGTGGCTCTGACCTGCAGCCTTAGCTCCTGGGCAGAATCTGTGCCCAGGTCCAGCAGGAGGAGCTCCTTGCGTAGGTAGTTCTCTAGTTGCTCTAGGTACCTTGGCTTGGTAGTGCCCAGGGGCTGCTGCTGCCAGCTACTGCAGAGAGTGGTGGACTGAGATGTGATGGACACCCCACCAGGCCCTTGTGCCCTGGGTCTGGGGCAGCAACACCCCTGCACTGTTTCTGGGCCCAGTCCGTCCACCATCAGGCTAACCCTGGTTTACCCTACTCGCTTCCGGTAGTCATCTGAACAGGGCTTTCGATTATGCAGAATGGTCTGGTCACTGATGTATGTGGGCCTTGGGGACAGGTGGCCACCGATGGAGAACGGACAGGACTATAAGAAGGGACAGGTGGGGTTACCATGACAATATTGCTCCCCTTCCTGATGTTCCTCTCCAGGCTCCTCCTCCACTCCTGGGTTCCCCCCCCAACATCTCTTAATATGGTTCATAATTAAGACTGTGGTCCTTAGAGTTAGAGAGGGATTAGATTAAACCCTAGGGCCCCCTCATTGGTTATGTGACCAcagtctgagcctcagtctttgcatctgtaaaatgggaatggttGTGCTCCCCATTGCATTGTATTGATGTGAGAATGCAACGAGAAAGAATAGAGAGTGGTTTACACAGACTCAGGCACCTTCTAGGAGCTCAGTAAAGGTGAGTTCTCTTCTGTAGGTTTGTCAGTGAGTATTGAATACCTATGCTATGAAAACAGATATGAGTACTTACTGGGACCATCTCTTGCCCCCACAGCACAGTCCAGCTAAAGAGAGACAGGGGAGGGCAGGCCCAGCCTCAAGCCTGGACTCTCAGGCAGGACTGCAGAGATGCAGCAGGGTGACCTGTGGACCCCGGGAGGAGATTAGGCTCTaccccctgggggagggggaggggagaggtggtaGGGCCCTGAAGTAGTGGGATCTCATTTTGAACCTTGAGCAGGGGTACAGGGTAGTAGTATTTATGAGCttgttttttcaactttttatgaAATACTCaaaacatgagagaaaaaaatgactctCTTACCCAGCGAAGCCTACTTCTAGGGTTCatccattcagtcattcatttgttcatcaaaCATTTCTGGGTCCATAGCACATGCCAGCCGCTGCTGGGTTCTGGGACATGAAGGAAGCTGGGGGTATGATGGAAGTGGGATGACAAATGAACTGATAAGCAGGTAGTAACTGAAGCTGATGCAGGTCACAGGAGTGTTGGGGCCCTGACTGGAGGGTGCCAGGGGAGGCTGGTCCTCTTAGAGGAGGAAGTGATGATGTCAGTGATTTCAGTAAAGCTTGAGTGACTTCATGGGAGGAGCTGAGGTCACTCTGGAAGAGAGTGATGTGTCAGGGGAGGTGGGGCGGGGTGCACAAAGACTGCCTGGGTAGCGCCAATACCTCAGGGAAACAGCAGGAGTTTTGAAGGGCTATGAACAGGGGCCAATGCCCAAGGAGGGCAGGCTGGCTGAGGCTGAGGTCTGGGCTGGCCAGTGCAGAGGGGACAGAGATGAAGCAGCAGCTTCATGCCTAAGGGCAGTCCTCAAAGCCTTACTTGTGACTATGAAAAAGTCAGAAAACTGCTAAGTGTCTAAAAACAGAAGATTCTTATACAGGCATGAAATGTTTACAAAGAGGCTTAACATGCACTATATCTCTAAGGGTTAAGTAAAGCCTGAAATTAGAGAATAAGCACAACCAGGTAAGATGAAAAACCAGAAAAGATGGAGGAAATAATCCAAAAGGTTATCAGTAATTATTCTCCAGTGATAGGCCCACGGGTGCTTATGTGTCTGTAATcgtgtatttttcaaatttttctacaATGCACATAAGTTACTTTGAAGTTTAAAAGAACATTGAATTATTGAATTCAGTATTAAAGCCTCCTCTGTGGAAGGCCCTGAGCCCAGCTTCCAGGTTCTTCTGAGATGGAGAGAGACTAGGCCTACCACCCATGTCCCACACATCCAGGTTCTAGGAGTCCTTCCAGGCTAATGGTAACTGGATTCTGACCCTCTTAATGTGGAAAATGCCACTGTTTCCTTGGGCTCTTCTTTGCATTCTATTAGTTCTACCTATTTTTTCTCAATCTTGCAGTCATTCATCCTTTCCCTAAATATTTTGGAAAGTACATAGTAAGCCTTGTTGCTAGGTCCCAGGGAGGACTCCAGCCTCTTGCAAGGGTCTAGGTTGACCCTATCTCTGTACTTCCAGAACTGATGGCATCATACTTCACACTcttcatagtctttttttttttttctaattgaagtatagttgatttacaatgttgtgttaacacTCTTCATAGTCTTAAGTAACACTCAGCAAATATTGTGGAATAAATATTTAAGGGAGCACAATAATTTAGCTGGATGCAAggcataataaaaatgaaaacactacttATTGGGTGTATATGTTCACACATGCTTTTCCTGGGTCCAGAATGCTCCAGCTTGACTATTCAACCTTAGCATCTCAGGGGTTCTCCTTGATACTCTTCCCAATCCCAGCGCCCACACGTCCCCATCATCACACCCCCATCTTCTCTCAGAAACACAGactttgtctgtcttgtttaccactgtatccacagtgcctggcacacagtgggaatcaacaaatatttgttgaatagataaAAACATAGGGGGGGAAAGAGAGATGATGAAACAGAATTGTAAAGAGTTTAAAGCCCTCCTATCAAAATAAGCTACCTCAAGCAGAGAAAGgtaaaagacaaatactaacagtaATACAGTTGATAATGACAGGTGAGTAGATTTATACATAATTGGAAATAAAGAAGGACAATCTTTTAATGTATACAAAAAACTAATCGTAGGCCACAGATAAGGtgttaacacatttttaaatgagaaactgTATACCTTGCATTTCCTGATATAATACAATGAAATAAGAACTGATAATATAAACATACCTCTAAAACACTTAACCatttacagaaatttaaaaataaattaatatttttcccgACCCATTTATTacttaaagtaaaaatataacatGTTATAGAAATGTTAAAATTACATGTTCAAAATGTTTGGGATATGATCAGAAAAGCACTCACAAGTTTTTAATTGCTTAAAATCCTTTCACtatctaaaaataaatggttggggcttccttggtggcgcagtggttaagaatccgcctgccaatgcaggggacacgggttcgagccctggtccaggaagatcccaatgccgcggagcaactaagcccgtgtgccacaactactgagtctgcgctctagagcccgtgagacacaactactgaagcccgcacacctagagcctgtgctccgcaacaagagaagccaccgcaatgagaagcctgcgcaccacaacgaggagtagcccccactcgccacaactagagaaagcctgcgtgcagcaatgaagacccaacgcagccaatcaatcaatcaatcaatcgttctgatgaacctaggggcaggacaggaataaagacgcagacatagagaatggacttgaggacacggggaggggggaagggtaagctgggacgaagtgagagagtagtattaacgtatgtacactaccaaatataaaatagctagctagtgggaagcagctgcatggcacagggaaatcagtgctttgtgaccacctagaggggtgggatagggagggtgggagggacgtgcaagagggaggggatatggggatatttgtatacatatagctgattcactttgttatacagcagaaactaacacaacattgtaaagcaattacactacaataaagatgtaaaaaaataaaataaaatcctttcaCTATTAGGAAAGAAAGCCTCAAGCCTGTGGTtgcctaaaaaggaaaaaaatatcataataaaaattttaaacataggaaataaaagtagaaatagatAAACTGGAAACATGAGAAGCCAAACTTAAAAATCAAGACAGAAAAAGTTTTTTTGAAAGACTATTAAAATTGATGTGATTTTTATAAAAGGACAAAGTAACCCTGGAAGACACCTGGGAAGTTGTCAAAGAAGCACCTAACCTGGTCAGTTAATGATaagtttttcacattttcaaGAGGCcaggccaacaagcacatgaaaagatgctcaatatcgttaattattagagaaatgcaaatcaaaactacaatgaggtatcacctcacaccagtcagaatggccatgattaaaaagtctacaaataataaatgctggagagggtgtggagaaaaaggaaccctcctacactgctggtaggaatgtaaattggtgcagccactatggagaacagtatggaggtttttttaaaaaactaaaaatagatttaccatatgatcctgctcctgggcatatttccagagaaaattgtaattcgaaaagatacatgcaccccaatgttcatagcagcactatttacaatagctaagacatggaagcaacctgagtgttgatcaacaggtgaatggctaaagaagatgtggtacatatatacagtggaatactctctcagtcataaaagagaatgcaataatgccgtttgcagcaacacggatgtacctagagactatcatattaatgaagtaagtcagagaaagacaaatatataatatcacttatatgtggaatccaaaaaaatgatacagggcttccctggtggggcagtggttaagaatccgcctgccaaagcaggggacacgggttcgagccttggtctgggaagatcccacatgccgcggagcaactaagcccgtgcgccacaactgctgagcctgcatgccacaactactgaagcccatgcaccctagagcccgtgctctgcaacaacagaagccaccgcgatgagaagcccacgcaccacgaggacgagtagcccccgctcaccgcaactagagaaagcccgcacagcaacgaagacccaacgcagccaaaaataaataaataaatttagaaaaataaaataaaataaaaatttaaaatgatacaaattaacttatttacaaaacataaataggctcacaggtacagaaaacaaacttatggttaccaaatgggatagaggggtgggtgtgggggagataaattaggagttcgggattaacatatacacactactatatataaaactgctaaacaacagggacctactgtatagcacagggaactatattcaatatcttgtaataacctataatggaaaagaacctgaaaa contains the following coding sequences:
- the TSNAXIP1 gene encoding LOW QUALITY PROTEIN: translin-associated factor X-interacting protein 1 (The sequence of the model RefSeq protein was modified relative to this genomic sequence to represent the inferred CDS: inserted 2 bases in 2 codons; substituted 2 bases at 2 genomic stop codons), with translation MDSPKPQCPSFATTLRAHLRPLGAIVDDSFLTEAKNTQKRKLSQKRKTLLSCPFSIGGHLSPRPTYISDQTILHNRKPCSDDYRKRVGSWQQQPLGTTKPRYLEQLENYLRKELLLLDLGTDSAQELRLQPYREIFEFFIEDFKTYKPLLSSIKNAYEVILADQREKIRALEPLKAKLVTVNEDCNERILAMRAKERDEISMLKKEKMNLLKLIDKKNEKISLQSEVTKLRKNLAEEYLRYLSEQDARKILIADLNELRYQREDMSLAQSPGVWEEDPVKLTVALKMAQQDXTRRQMELNTMKANFGDVVPRRDFEMQEKTLKDLQEQVDSLRDDYEEFCKEHKMLLQLHXELKEQDQFYSELREIQRTAIPRPDWSKCEDVVAGGRDRWQMLAEGKNSDQLVDVLLEIGEGLLQEKDFFPGLGYGESIPPFLRFDGVMQNKKPTKKDVVNLLKDAWKERITEKQKFPDFFFNFLERRFGPGDAMAWAYTIFXYTKLFHSNEVMSQFYAILMGKRKESVYIKQKETIAQLLKEMTSADSQNEGLLTMEQLSTALKSTFPFKKDERIQELMEAGGWHPSSSNADLLNYCVLFMEDKEGQSVPFVQKLWEQYMDEKDEYLQELKQELDLELHDEVTLPKVREALMNTDPSLDKQTLNSYLSQAFQLPMTELPEEGEEKEEGIVIRLQAALEQLQMSDVRRMGPXEQEPAS